In one window of Methanobrevibacter boviskoreani JH1 DNA:
- the cobS gene encoding adenosylcobinamide-GDP ribazoletransferase: protein MDFIKKKYLCGVIIPVEDKPNNEDLSKNKDEYFDDERENSSFFRSLAGLVTFSTIIPLGVYTSIESVVSLTWLWPLLNAFIGLLGVMIAYFLLYYIHFSSPLIAIIVYAFFLIIMGYNHLDGLLDFADGVMVHGGYDKKISVMRDPIVGTGGIATFAIVSLMTVAALISIINYQALWAILIGEMSAKIALCTVCVSSKPSNSGIGKYFVENMPIPNYVASLLIGFIIGYYLLGYIGVFGVIGGMFGGGIVSLIAKRNFGVATGDVLGASNEIGRLFSLLFLVIGLSLF from the coding sequence TTGGATTTTATTAAGAAAAAGTATTTGTGTGGTGTTATAATACCAGTTGAGGATAAACCTAATAATGAGGATTTAAGTAAAAACAAGGATGAATATTTTGACGATGAAAGGGAAAACAGTTCTTTTTTCCGTTCTTTGGCAGGTCTTGTAACATTTTCAACCATTATACCTTTGGGTGTATATACCTCAATAGAATCAGTTGTAAGTTTAACCTGGCTATGGCCATTACTTAATGCTTTTATAGGTCTTTTAGGTGTAATGATTGCATATTTCCTATTGTATTACATACATTTTTCAAGCCCTCTTATAGCCATTATTGTGTATGCATTCTTTTTAATTATCATGGGATATAATCATCTTGATGGTCTTTTGGATTTTGCAGATGGTGTAATGGTACATGGTGGTTATGATAAGAAGATTAGTGTGATGAGAGATCCGATTGTTGGTACTGGAGGTATTGCTACATTTGCTATAGTTTCTCTAATGACTGTTGCAGCGTTAATTAGTATCATTAATTATCAGGCTTTATGGGCAATACTTATTGGGGAGATGTCTGCTAAGATTGCTTTATGTACTGTTTGTGTAAGTTCTAAACCGTCAAACTCAGGTATCGGTAAATATTTTGTTGAGAATATGCCTATTCCAAATTATGTTGCATCCTTATTAATAGGATTTATTATAGGATACTATTTACTTGGATATATCGGTGTTTTCGGTGTAATCGGTGGAATGTTTGGTGGTGGAATAGTCTCCCTAATTGCAAAACGTAATTTTGGTGTTGCAACTGGTGATGTGTTAGGGGCATCTAATGAGATTGGAAGACTTTTCTCATTATTGTTCCTGGTAATTGGGTTAAGTTTATTTTAA
- a CDS encoding DUF2112 family protein: MKVAVIPDSAMILINQVNKSNHQLLSHYNDIQKEKDFQKQNKEIKKGDLNKSSEKSIDYMPDLKPTRGIKYSGIELPSGVLGRMSVHGPIIEEADAVIMLRGNSNNHMYNTLNELILFGGNGCVNTRRLMEHLIRKENIPFLKLEYPNSREEIINIIYEINNFLDYLTDLETSKTNKPYIKKYIPSKNKGNSFNLEEFNNILKNSDK; the protein is encoded by the coding sequence AACAAATCTAACCACCAATTATTATCACATTATAATGATATACAAAAAGAGAAGGATTTTCAAAAACAGAACAAGGAAATTAAAAAAGGAGACCTTAATAAAAGCTCTGAAAAATCCATAGATTATATGCCTGATTTAAAACCTACCAGAGGCATAAAATATAGTGGAATAGAATTGCCCTCAGGTGTTCTTGGAAGAATGTCTGTACATGGCCCTATCATTGAGGAGGCCGATGCAGTTATAATGTTAAGGGGAAATAGCAACAATCATATGTATAATACATTAAATGAATTAATCCTATTTGGTGGAAATGGATGTGTAAATACAAGACGTTTAATGGAACATCTGATTAGAAAAGAGAATATCCCTTTTCTAAAACTTGAATATCCCAATTCCAGAGAGGAAATAATCAATATTATCTATGAAATCAACAATTTTCTAGATTATCTAACTGATTTAGAAACATCCAAAACCAACAAACCATATATTAAAAAGTATATTCCATCTAAAAATAAAGGAAATTCATTCAATCTAGAGGAGTTTAATAATATTCTAAAAAATTCCGATAAATAA